In the Flavobacterium sp. J372 genome, one interval contains:
- a CDS encoding alpha/beta hydrolase: MKIPKPIKVTAKILEVTSRKMAAKFAMKIFTTPMKFKLPAREEEMDLKSRQEIVKIPAINKGVNVYHYGESDKKILLVHGWSGRGTQLHSIANKLLKCGYSTVSFDAPAHGKAPGKTSDMTEFIAAILELDKQYGPFEFAIGHSLGAMAVLNSIKRGLKVKKAVTIGAGDIIEDIMNSFTKSLGMEVATGKLMIKLFEKKFGETINSYSAYIAAQEVKIPVLVVHDEDDADVPVSAAHHIAEHLESAEVLITKGLGHRKILGDSKVIKKIIEFLNH; encoded by the coding sequence TTGAAAATTCCGAAACCGATAAAGGTAACTGCTAAAATTTTGGAAGTAACTTCCCGCAAAATGGCGGCTAAGTTTGCCATGAAGATTTTCACCACGCCCATGAAATTTAAATTGCCTGCACGTGAGGAAGAAATGGACTTAAAGAGCCGGCAGGAGATTGTGAAGATTCCTGCAATCAATAAAGGAGTCAATGTATATCATTATGGTGAAAGTGATAAAAAGATATTATTGGTGCACGGCTGGAGCGGTCGGGGTACACAACTTCACAGTATTGCAAATAAGCTATTAAAATGTGGCTACAGCACAGTAAGTTTTGATGCGCCTGCACACGGTAAAGCGCCCGGAAAGACCAGCGACATGACCGAATTCATTGCTGCAATCCTTGAACTTGACAAGCAATACGGCCCGTTTGAATTTGCCATTGGGCATTCGCTTGGTGCGATGGCTGTTCTCAATTCCATAAAGCGGGGGCTGAAAGTAAAGAAGGCAGTGACTATTGGGGCAGGTGATATAATTGAAGACATCATGAACAGCTTTACGAAAAGTTTAGGCATGGAAGTTGCAACAGGTAAGCTAATGATTAAGCTGTTTGAGAAAAAATTTGGCGAAACCATCAACAGCTACTCCGCGTATATAGCAGCACAGGAGGTAAAAATTCCTGTATTGGTCGTTCATGATGAAGATGACGCTGATGTGCCTGTGAGTGCCGCGCATCATATCGCGGAGCATCTGGAAAGCGCTGAGGTTTTAATCACGAAAGGTTTGGGCCATCGGAAGATATTGGGCGACAGCAAGGTTATAAAAAAGATTATTGAATTTTTAAATCATTGA
- the msrB gene encoding peptide-methionine (R)-S-oxide reductase MsrB: MKHILMLLMMVTLTACNAQDKKNQTQTAQKEKPTPKTAKTDAEWKQILTEEQYAVLREKATERPFTGEYYKHFEKGVYVCAACGNPLFKSDAKFDSSCGWPSFDQAIEKSVIYKEDHSHGMDRTEVMCANCGGHLGHVFDDGPKETTGNRFCTNSVSIKFIPAKK; encoded by the coding sequence ATGAAACATATACTTATGTTATTGATGATGGTTACACTAACCGCCTGTAATGCGCAGGACAAAAAAAACCAAACACAAACAGCTCAAAAAGAAAAGCCAACTCCAAAAACTGCAAAGACAGATGCGGAATGGAAGCAGATACTGACGGAAGAGCAATATGCTGTGCTCCGCGAGAAAGCAACCGAAAGGCCGTTTACAGGTGAATATTATAAACACTTTGAGAAAGGTGTTTATGTTTGTGCAGCCTGTGGTAATCCTTTATTCAAAAGCGATGCAAAGTTTGACTCGTCATGCGGATGGCCATCGTTTGACCAGGCAATTGAAAAATCTGTAATATATAAAGAAGACCATAGCCACGGCATGGACCGTACAGAGGTAATGTGTGCCAATTGCGGCGGGCACTTAGGCCATGTATTTGATGATGGCCCGAAAGAAACTACAGGCAACAGGTTTTGTACCAATTCTGTTTCGATAAAGTTTATTCCGGCTAAGAAATGA
- the msrB gene encoding peptide-methionine (R)-S-oxide reductase MsrB encodes MSNYPFNKSEAEWKELLGAERYKILREKGTEFPHSGKYNLTFDKGTYCCGACGELLFNSDSKFRSSCGWPSFDESIPGKIEYIQDRSFGMMRTEIVCANCGSHLGHVFDDGPTETGQRYCVNSASVDLKEE; translated from the coding sequence ATGAGTAATTATCCATTTAATAAATCAGAAGCTGAGTGGAAGGAACTGCTTGGGGCTGAACGATATAAAATTTTACGTGAAAAAGGCACAGAATTTCCTCATTCGGGTAAATATAATCTTACTTTTGATAAAGGAACTTACTGTTGCGGTGCTTGTGGTGAGCTTTTATTCAACAGCGATTCGAAGTTCAGGTCCAGCTGCGGTTGGCCGTCGTTTGACGAATCTATTCCAGGCAAGATTGAGTATATTCAGGACAGGTCTTTCGGGATGATGCGTACAGAAATTGTCTGTGCCAATTGCGGAAGCCATCTCGGCCATGTATTTGATGATGGCCCTACCGAAACGGGTCAGCGGTATTGTGTGAATTCTGCCTCAGTCGACCTGAAAGAAGAATAA
- the nth gene encoding endonuclease III → MDLFMETKDWAKALQPLINKYEKEKHPLEYGSLYQVLVMVLLAAQDSDAHINKLAPAFFKDFPDMKALAKANTEQLMQHLSGVRFHDNKIAWLQDIASVVKDDKNIPTTMKELVALKGIGRKSANVILREAGATAEGIMVDLHVVRVAPRLGIVSEKKDATKIEKQMMELLPKQMWGEIGMAISHLGREICRPTNPKHSICPVSKDCEYCHANNGPC, encoded by the coding sequence ATGGATTTATTTATGGAAACAAAAGACTGGGCAAAGGCATTGCAGCCACTTATAAATAAATATGAGAAAGAAAAACATCCGCTGGAGTATGGCAGCCTCTACCAGGTATTGGTGATGGTATTGCTCGCTGCCCAGGATAGTGATGCACATATCAATAAGCTAGCGCCTGCTTTTTTCAAAGATTTTCCGGATATGAAAGCATTGGCGAAGGCGAATACAGAGCAGCTTATGCAGCACCTTTCAGGTGTGCGTTTTCATGACAATAAGATTGCCTGGCTACAGGATATTGCAAGTGTAGTGAAGGATGATAAAAATATCCCGACTACCATGAAGGAACTTGTGGCCCTTAAAGGCATTGGCAGAAAGTCCGCAAACGTGATTTTACGAGAAGCAGGCGCAACTGCTGAAGGTATTATGGTCGATCTTCATGTAGTGCGGGTAGCGCCAAGACTGGGCATTGTTTCTGAAAAGAAAGATGCAACTAAAATTGAAAAGCAAATGATGGAATTACTACCGAAACAAATGTGGGGTGAAATTGGGATGGCTATATCACATTTGGGCAGAGAAATCTGCAGGCCAACAAATCCTAAGCACAGCATCTGTCCGGTAAGTAAAGATTGTGAGTATTGCCATGCAAATAATGGCCCTTGTTAG
- a CDS encoding YkvA family protein: MNKRISSEKNQTVWASILAIASIFYTISPLDIIPDIPVIGWIDDFFVLSAAMLNLLEKTTGQTHHSLRQILKALKWIVVAVGIVVILFVSHVRNVDL; encoded by the coding sequence ATGAACAAAAGAATTTCTTCAGAAAAGAATCAGACTGTTTGGGCCTCAATTTTAGCAATAGCAAGCATATTTTACACTATTAGCCCGCTAGATATTATACCCGATATACCAGTTATTGGGTGGATTGATGACTTTTTCGTGCTGTCGGCAGCTATGCTCAACTTACTTGAGAAAACAACTGGCCAAACCCATCATTCGCTTCGTCAAATACTGAAGGCATTAAAGTGGATTGTAGTTGCTGTGGGGATCGTTGTTATACTTTTTGTTAGCCATGTTAGGAACGTTGATTTATAA